From a region of the Qipengyuania spongiae genome:
- a CDS encoding M48 family metalloprotease: MPSTRTFATASTAAIALTLSGCASMGNIPSASAPITQSEAQTGAEAHPQLLAEFGGAMTGPQAQYVQQVGQNIAVQSGLGGARESFTVSLLNSSVNNAFAIPGGYVYTTRQLVSLMNNEAELAGVLGHEVGHVAARHSQRRQAQAQQNSILGVLGAVLGSVVGGGIGQQLGQFAMQGSQLLTLRFSRSQELEADELGIRYLNTAGYDPNAMSTVLASLAAQNALDAQLQGRDNASLPEWASTHPDPASRVRVAAQKSQGMTGVTNRDTFLTRIDGLLYGDDPSQGVIEGRQFIHPELRLAFTAPSGFYMVNGSSAVSVNGQGGQAQLTLAPYSGNIENYVANVFAKLGGQNSQLRPQSIQRTTVNGIPAAFGTARVNSGQGQVDVVVFAYEFGNNQAYHFQAITPAGNANVFSGMFNSMRKISANEAANVVPRHIDVVTVGSGDTVNTLARRMAYTDGQEARFRVLNGLASGENVRAGQKVKLVVRGR, from the coding sequence ATGCCGAGCACCAGAACCTTCGCCACCGCTTCGACCGCCGCGATCGCGCTCACTCTTTCGGGCTGCGCCTCGATGGGCAATATCCCGAGCGCCAGCGCGCCGATCACGCAGAGCGAGGCCCAGACAGGAGCCGAAGCGCATCCGCAACTGCTTGCCGAATTCGGCGGTGCGATGACCGGGCCGCAGGCGCAGTATGTGCAGCAGGTGGGGCAGAACATCGCCGTGCAGTCCGGTCTCGGCGGCGCGCGGGAGAGCTTCACTGTCTCGCTGCTCAACAGCTCGGTCAACAACGCCTTCGCGATCCCCGGCGGTTATGTCTATACGACGCGCCAGCTCGTCTCGCTGATGAATAATGAAGCGGAACTGGCCGGCGTGCTTGGGCACGAGGTCGGCCACGTCGCGGCGCGCCATTCGCAGCGGCGCCAGGCGCAGGCGCAGCAGAATTCAATCCTCGGAGTGCTTGGCGCGGTGCTGGGATCGGTCGTCGGCGGCGGCATCGGGCAGCAACTCGGCCAGTTCGCGATGCAGGGCTCCCAATTGCTGACGCTGCGTTTCTCGCGCTCGCAGGAGCTGGAGGCGGACGAACTCGGCATCCGCTATCTCAACACTGCCGGCTATGATCCCAACGCGATGTCGACCGTGCTCGCGAGCCTCGCGGCGCAGAACGCGCTCGACGCGCAATTGCAGGGGCGCGACAATGCCAGCCTTCCTGAATGGGCTTCAACACACCCCGATCCCGCCAGCCGCGTGCGGGTTGCGGCGCAAAAGTCGCAAGGCATGACCGGCGTCACCAATCGCGACACGTTCCTGACGCGGATCGACGGGCTGCTCTACGGTGACGACCCTTCGCAGGGCGTGATCGAGGGGCGGCAGTTCATCCATCCGGAACTGCGTCTCGCCTTCACCGCGCCGAGCGGCTTCTACATGGTTAACGGTTCGAGCGCTGTCAGCGTGAACGGTCAGGGCGGGCAGGCGCAGTTGACGCTGGCGCCCTATAGCGGAAATATCGAGAACTATGTCGCGAATGTATTCGCGAAGCTCGGCGGGCAGAACTCTCAGCTTCGCCCGCAGAGTATACAGCGCACCACGGTAAACGGCATTCCGGCGGCGTTCGGGACCGCCCGGGTCAACTCCGGGCAGGGCCAGGTGGATGTGGTCGTGTTCGCCTACGAATTTGGCAACAATCAGGCCTATCATTTCCAAGCGATCACGCCGGCGGGCAACGCCAACGTCTTTTCGGGCATGTTCAACTCGATGCGCAAGATCAGCGCCAACGAGGCGGCCAATGTGGTGCCCCGGCACATCGATGTGGTGACGGTTGGGAGCGGCGACACCGTGAACACGCTGGCACGACGGATGGCCTATACCGACGGGCAGGAAGCGCGCTTCCGTGTGTTGAATGGGCTGGCGAGCGGCGAGAACGTTCGTGCGGGGCAGAAGGTCAAGCTGGTCGTGCGGGGGCGTTGA
- a CDS encoding shikimate kinase, which produces MTQARSLASNPPDIAGIAARLDRPIVLVGLMGTGKSTVGRRLAALLGTGFVDTDEEIERAAARSVSEIFAQFGELHFRDGERRVIARLLRERHGVVATGGGAFVDPATRALVLDRAIAIWLDCDIDTLVERTARRNSRPLLRRGDPRAILTTLHAERAPLYAQAHCRVVTNDAPHHATALRIIEALRTCL; this is translated from the coding sequence ATGACCCAAGCGCGCAGCCTTGCCAGCAATCCTCCCGACATAGCCGGGATCGCAGCGCGGCTGGACCGGCCGATCGTGCTGGTGGGATTGATGGGGACCGGCAAATCGACAGTCGGCCGGCGGCTCGCCGCGCTGCTGGGCACGGGCTTCGTCGACACCGACGAGGAGATCGAGCGCGCCGCTGCCCGCTCCGTTTCGGAGATCTTCGCCCAGTTCGGCGAGCTCCATTTCCGCGATGGCGAGCGCCGCGTAATCGCCCGTCTTCTCAGGGAGCGGCACGGAGTCGTGGCGACCGGCGGCGGAGCTTTCGTCGATCCGGCTACACGCGCTCTCGTCCTCGACCGAGCGATCGCCATTTGGCTCGATTGCGACATCGACACGCTGGTTGAACGCACCGCAAGGCGCAATTCACGGCCCTTGCTTCGCCGCGGCGATCCGCGCGCAATACTGACCACTCTCCATGCCGAACGCGCGCCCCTCTATGCTCAAGCGCATTGCCGGGTTGTCACCAACGATGCGCCGCACCATGCGACGGCGCTGCGAATCATCGAGGCGCTTCGAACATGTCTGTGA
- a CDS encoding tyrosine recombinase codes for MLAAERGAARNTLDAYRRDLGQADEIVGGLARASREDLSILPRAWAELAPATIARKISALRQFYAFMADEGLREDDPSSALPRPALRRPLPKILSHEEIEQLFARCEAEATADRPLALRQLALLELLYGSGLRATELVSLPVNAVPRDAPFLTVTGKGGQARMVPISQRAAKAIARWMAVRPPESRFLFPSGKAHLSRIRLYQILKELAVRTDLPPEKVSPHVLRHAFATHLLEGGADLRALQTLLGHADIATTQIYTHVDAARLVRLVNERHPLARARLSD; via the coding sequence ATGCTCGCCGCGGAGCGCGGCGCGGCGCGCAACACGCTGGACGCCTATCGCCGCGACCTGGGACAGGCGGACGAGATCGTGGGCGGACTTGCCCGCGCCAGTCGCGAGGACCTGTCGATCCTGCCGCGCGCTTGGGCCGAGCTCGCGCCTGCAACGATCGCACGCAAGATTTCGGCCCTGCGGCAGTTCTATGCCTTCATGGCGGACGAGGGGCTGCGCGAGGACGATCCGAGTTCCGCTCTTCCGCGGCCGGCGCTGCGCCGCCCGCTGCCGAAGATCCTTTCGCACGAGGAGATCGAACAGCTCTTCGCGCGATGCGAGGCCGAGGCGACGGCCGACCGCCCGCTGGCGCTCCGCCAGCTCGCCTTGCTCGAACTGCTATACGGTTCGGGCCTGCGCGCTACCGAACTGGTTTCGCTGCCGGTAAACGCAGTGCCGCGCGATGCACCCTTTCTGACAGTTACCGGCAAGGGCGGGCAGGCGCGCATGGTGCCGATCAGCCAGCGCGCGGCAAAAGCGATCGCGCGCTGGATGGCAGTGCGTCCGCCGGAATCGCGTTTCCTGTTTCCTTCGGGCAAGGCCCATCTATCGCGCATTCGGCTCTACCAGATCCTCAAGGAGCTGGCGGTCCGCACCGATCTGCCGCCGGAAAAAGTCAGTCCGCACGTCCTCCGTCACGCCTTCGCGACGCATCTACTGGAGGGCGGGGCGGACCTTCGTGCGCTCCAGACGCTGCTCGGCCATGCCGATATCGCGACTACGCAGATCTATACCCATGTCGATGCCGCGCGGCTGGTGCGACTGGTCAATGAACGCCATCCGCTTGCGCGCGCCCGGTTGAGCGACTAG
- the aroB gene encoding 3-dehydroquinate synthase, translating to MSVIPVELGGRSYDVHVGRGLLETLATIGSGLKKNRAVPLVADSNALAHHGARLIGGLESAGHRVAIHEISGGEAAKSWSQLERLTDWLLAQGVERGDRVLALGGGVVGDLTGLACAILKRGTGFIQLPTTLLAQVDSSVGGKTAINTSAGKNLVGAFHQPSLVLADLDTLATLPPRELRAGYAEVLKYGVLGDPAFFNWLSDDGAAVLSLDPEALEHAISTSIAAKARIVAKDERETSGRRALLNLGHTFGHALEAATGFSDRLLHGEAVALGMVLAARYSARRNHLSLDDADRVTRVVASAGLPTEISALGLDCDGSALTAHMLHDKKMKSGTLPFILLRGIGEAYLARDVDLADVAQFLDGQSQAH from the coding sequence ATGTCTGTGATTCCGGTCGAACTCGGCGGCAGAAGCTACGATGTCCACGTGGGGCGCGGCCTTCTCGAAACGCTGGCGACCATCGGCTCGGGACTGAAGAAGAACCGCGCCGTGCCGCTGGTGGCCGATTCGAATGCTCTCGCCCATCACGGCGCGCGGCTGATCGGGGGGCTGGAAAGCGCCGGCCACAGGGTCGCGATCCACGAGATTTCCGGGGGCGAGGCGGCGAAGAGCTGGTCGCAGCTCGAAAGGCTGACCGATTGGCTGCTGGCGCAGGGTGTCGAGCGCGGGGACCGCGTGCTGGCGCTCGGCGGCGGCGTGGTCGGCGACCTCACCGGCTTAGCCTGCGCGATCCTGAAGCGCGGCACCGGCTTCATCCAGCTTCCCACCACGCTGCTCGCGCAGGTCGACAGCTCGGTCGGCGGCAAGACCGCGATCAACACCTCGGCGGGCAAGAATCTCGTCGGCGCCTTTCACCAGCCCTCGCTGGTTCTAGCCGATCTCGACACGCTCGCTACGCTGCCACCACGCGAATTGCGCGCTGGCTATGCCGAGGTGCTGAAATACGGCGTGCTGGGTGATCCGGCGTTCTTCAACTGGCTGTCGGACGATGGCGCGGCCGTGCTGTCCCTCGATCCGGAGGCGCTCGAACATGCGATCTCAACCAGCATCGCCGCCAAGGCCCGCATCGTCGCCAAGGACGAGCGCGAGACCAGCGGGCGGCGCGCGCTCCTCAATCTCGGCCATACGTTCGGCCATGCGCTGGAAGCGGCGACCGGATTTTCGGACCGTCTGCTGCATGGCGAGGCGGTGGCGCTCGGCATGGTGCTGGCGGCGCGCTATTCCGCCCGGCGCAATCACCTCTCGCTGGACGACGCCGATCGGGTGACGCGCGTCGTGGCCTCGGCCGGATTGCCGACGGAAATTTCCGCGCTCGGGCTCGATTGCGACGGCAGCGCGCTGACAGCGCACATGCTGCACGACAAGAAGATGAAGAGCGGCACGCTCCCCTTCATCCTGCTGCGCGGTATCGGCGAGGCGTATCTTGCGCGGGACGTCGATCTGGCGGACGTCGCCCAGTTCCTCGACGGCCAGTCGCAGGCGCACTAG
- a CDS encoding metallopeptidase family protein, which translates to MQHIAERVIATLPERFREQLGRVVLQVEDFATGEQLASVDLQDRWHLSGLYEGVPLPDRSIWSSGDMPPRIWLFRQPLIAEMRETGVGLEELVRHVVIHEAGHHFGFSDDDMHALEDEA; encoded by the coding sequence ATGCAGCACATCGCCGAGCGCGTGATCGCCACGCTCCCGGAGCGTTTTCGGGAGCAGTTGGGCAGAGTGGTCTTGCAGGTCGAGGATTTCGCCACAGGCGAACAGCTCGCCTCGGTCGACCTGCAGGATCGCTGGCATCTCAGCGGGTTGTACGAGGGCGTGCCCCTGCCCGATCGCTCGATCTGGTCGAGCGGCGATATGCCGCCACGGATCTGGCTGTTCCGGCAGCCGCTCATAGCCGAGATGCGCGAAACGGGCGTGGGGCTGGAGGAACTGGTTCGCCATGTCGTGATCCACGAGGCGGGACATCACTTCGGTTTCAGCGACGACGATATGCACGCCCTTGAGGACGAGGCCTAG
- a CDS encoding (deoxy)nucleoside triphosphate pyrophosphohydrolase, with amino-acid sequence MQNIPTTMLVVALALAKGNGTWLMQRRPDGKAHAGLWEFPGGKVETGETPRAALVREIAEELGIAIRESDLQPAGFAETPASQGRPGIMILLYTTQHWQGEPVALEGGECGWFAPVEIAPLDRPPLDRELCRGLFG; translated from the coding sequence TTGCAAAATATTCCGACAACCATGCTCGTCGTCGCTCTGGCGCTGGCCAAGGGGAACGGCACTTGGCTCATGCAGCGGCGTCCCGACGGCAAGGCGCATGCCGGCCTGTGGGAGTTTCCCGGCGGCAAGGTGGAAACGGGCGAAACGCCGCGCGCGGCCCTGGTTCGCGAGATCGCGGAGGAACTCGGTATCGCTATTCGGGAAAGCGACCTTCAGCCCGCAGGTTTTGCGGAAACCCCTGCATCGCAAGGCCGTCCAGGCATCATGATCCTGCTTTACACCACGCAGCACTGGCAGGGCGAACCCGTCGCACTCGAGGGCGGAGAATGCGGTTGGTTCGCGCCGGTCGAGATCGCTCCACTCGATCGTCCGCCGCTGGATCGCGAGCTATGTCGCGGTCTGTTCGGATAA
- the folE gene encoding GTP cyclohydrolase I FolE, which produces MSSLVGPDEDQPRGKPPVPEEVQEAIRTLIRWSGDDPSREGLLDTPARVARAWKEYCLGYTEDPAVHLSRVFEEVGGYDEIVLLRDIPFQSHCEHHMAPIIGKAAIAYLPTDRVVGISKLARVLHGFARRLQVQERLTAEVADCIWKHLQPQGVAVVIEASHACMTARGVRTPGVGMVTSRMMGTFREDERSREEVLKLMGYG; this is translated from the coding sequence ATGAGCAGTCTGGTGGGACCCGACGAAGATCAGCCGCGCGGGAAGCCGCCCGTGCCCGAAGAGGTGCAAGAGGCGATCCGCACCCTCATACGCTGGTCGGGTGACGATCCTTCGCGCGAAGGGTTGCTCGACACTCCGGCGCGGGTCGCGCGGGCGTGGAAGGAATATTGTCTCGGTTATACCGAAGATCCCGCGGTACACCTGTCGAGGGTGTTCGAGGAGGTCGGTGGCTATGACGAGATCGTGCTGTTGAGGGACATTCCCTTCCAGAGCCATTGCGAGCATCACATGGCTCCGATCATCGGCAAGGCGGCGATTGCCTACCTGCCGACCGACCGCGTGGTCGGCATCTCTAAGCTCGCCCGCGTGCTCCACGGCTTCGCCCGGCGGTTGCAGGTGCAGGAACGCCTGACGGCGGAGGTCGCCGACTGCATCTGGAAGCACCTCCAGCCGCAGGGCGTGGCGGTGGTGATCGAGGCGAGCCACGCCTGCATGACCGCGCGCGGCGTCCGCACTCCGGGAGTGGGGATGGTCACCAGCCGCATGATGGGCACCTTCCGCGAGGACGAGCGCAGCCGTGAGGAAGTACTCAAGCTGATGGGCTACGGATGA
- a CDS encoding phospholipase D-like domain-containing protein: MAEDNQADIARLDDSVEPGVWRYAKVKRARVIIDAAHYFAAMQAVMLNARYRIYLIGWDFDTRIKLAEGRSWWQRGWKDKYPARLGGFVAWLIRNRPTLEVRILKWSFGVFKFTFRGSMWWDLLRWARHRRIDFKFDSAHPVGCSHHQKLAVLDSAIAVCGCIDMTGKRWDTRDHVEDEPRRRTPNGRKYDPWHDASMIMEGEVAEALSDLGRERWMRAGGKPLKPIEPRGESLWPDDLDATFENVEVGIARTQAAHRDWGKVNEIERLFVDQIRRAKKFIYAESQYFASRAIAEAILARVQEDDPPEIVIVHPSTADGWLEQQAMDHARAELVRCIEAADGKGRFSIWSPYSGTTPIYVHAKILIVDDEIFRIGSANMNNRSMGLDSECDVFIDTTRPGNGHAKSAITALRHSLLAEHCGLDESEMPELLARHGSMTALIDHSVTPEGGRNLLRYVPPELNGVQETLATSALLDPEDPQDMFEPFAKGGLFRKGSRLKRMRDRFRRIRGK; this comes from the coding sequence ATGGCGGAAGATAACCAGGCCGATATCGCCCGGCTCGACGACAGCGTCGAGCCGGGCGTGTGGCGCTATGCGAAAGTCAAGCGTGCGCGCGTGATCATCGACGCCGCGCATTACTTCGCCGCGATGCAGGCCGTCATGCTGAATGCGCGTTACCGCATCTATCTGATCGGCTGGGACTTCGACACGCGCATCAAGTTGGCCGAGGGGCGCAGCTGGTGGCAGCGCGGCTGGAAGGACAAGTATCCGGCTCGGTTGGGCGGGTTCGTCGCCTGGCTCATTCGAAACCGGCCGACGCTCGAAGTTCGGATTCTCAAATGGAGCTTCGGCGTCTTCAAGTTCACGTTCCGAGGATCGATGTGGTGGGATCTCCTGCGATGGGCCCGTCATCGCCGGATCGACTTCAAGTTCGACAGTGCGCATCCGGTCGGGTGCAGCCACCACCAGAAGCTCGCCGTTCTCGACAGCGCGATCGCCGTTTGCGGCTGCATCGATATGACCGGGAAACGCTGGGACACCCGCGATCACGTCGAGGATGAACCACGGCGCCGGACGCCGAACGGCCGCAAATACGATCCTTGGCACGACGCCTCCATGATCATGGAGGGTGAGGTCGCCGAGGCTCTCAGCGATCTGGGGCGCGAGCGCTGGATGCGCGCTGGGGGCAAACCATTGAAGCCGATCGAGCCGCGCGGCGAAAGCCTGTGGCCGGACGACCTCGATGCTACGTTCGAGAATGTCGAAGTCGGCATCGCCCGCACGCAGGCCGCGCATCGCGACTGGGGCAAGGTGAACGAAATCGAACGATTGTTCGTCGACCAGATCCGGCGGGCGAAGAAGTTCATCTATGCCGAAAGCCAGTATTTCGCCTCCCGTGCCATTGCCGAGGCGATCCTGGCGCGCGTTCAGGAAGACGATCCTCCCGAGATCGTGATCGTTCATCCGTCCACCGCCGACGGGTGGCTCGAACAGCAGGCGATGGACCATGCCCGTGCGGAACTGGTTCGCTGTATCGAGGCGGCGGACGGCAAGGGACGTTTTTCGATCTGGAGTCCGTATTCGGGAACGACGCCCATTTACGTCCACGCCAAGATCCTGATCGTCGACGATGAGATATTTCGTATCGGCTCGGCCAATATGAACAATCGCTCGATGGGTCTCGACAGCGAGTGTGACGTCTTCATCGACACGACACGGCCCGGGAACGGACACGCGAAATCCGCGATCACGGCTTTGCGCCATTCTCTGCTTGCCGAACATTGCGGGCTGGATGAAAGCGAAATGCCCGAACTTCTCGCGCGGCATGGCTCGATGACTGCGCTCATCGACCATTCGGTGACGCCCGAAGGGGGGCGCAATCTGCTGCGCTACGTCCCTCCCGAACTGAACGGGGTCCAGGAAACGCTGGCGACGAGTGCGTTGCTCGATCCCGAAGATCCGCAGGACATGTTCGAGCCGTTTGCCAAGGGCGGTCTTTTCCGCAAGGGAAGTCGCCTGAAGCGCATGCGCGATAGGTTCAGAAGGATCAGGGGCAAATGA
- a CDS encoding hemerythrin domain-containing protein, with protein MADTKEIFDRLKKDHDRHRELLDKLMETSGESEEREQLFTELTKELKSHAAAEEQALYSTMLRKPPTTGETRHSVAEHHEIEEALNDLAASDMGAGGWMTKFKSFDHQYRHHIDEEEEDHFPDFAEYLDEKDMEHMRSVFDRRKKEEKAEAEVTPEKKEDAKE; from the coding sequence ATGGCCGATACCAAGGAAATTTTCGACCGCCTGAAGAAGGATCACGATCGCCATCGCGAGCTGCTCGACAAGCTGATGGAAACGAGCGGCGAGAGCGAGGAGCGCGAACAGCTCTTCACCGAGCTGACCAAGGAACTGAAGAGCCACGCCGCTGCGGAAGAGCAGGCGCTCTATTCCACCATGCTGCGCAAGCCGCCGACGACCGGCGAGACCCGTCACTCCGTGGCCGAGCATCACGAGATCGAGGAGGCGCTGAACGATCTCGCGGCGTCCGATATGGGGGCCGGGGGATGGATGACGAAGTTCAAGAGCTTCGATCACCAGTACCGCCATCACATCGACGAGGAGGAAGAGGATCACTTCCCCGATTTCGCGGAATATCTCGACGAAAAAGACATGGAGCACATGCGCAGCGTCTTCGACCGCCGCAAGAAGGAGGAGAAGGCCGAGGCGGAGGTAACGCCGGAGAAAAAGGAAGACGCCAAGGAATAG
- a CDS encoding sensor domain-containing diguanylate cyclase — protein sequence MIGLIYFALAALSVLYSRFEGGPAFLWTATGVALGVTLGTDRRRWTEKLVACGIASFFATSLFSLGPVAGFLLAFVNVAEIVVGVVLLQYMRPAFGSLRSSGEIVALISLAGVAAPAITGLGGAAVIAAHTPTAFWPNWAIWVSGHALGTTLICPFVILLLRGEYGHWWRESPTGAKVEAASIILAMSLVAVVVFLWSSQPLLVLPFPLMMAAVFRHGRVGATFSILVLAIISVTFTVAGSGPIGTLAENDATRSILIQLYLASAVLTVLPAAGNLGQIEGKLSHFQQQSALYRLILDRSGDLIMTFDMQSVIRFASPASIEVLGLSPDMLIGTRPQPLIHPDDLERVMAVHFEVVADPSRTRTVDYRVCLDGRMIGWFETHAQATVDELGRATGTVCVIRNVSERKRLENALSSAARTDPLTGLANRRAFDETMEARMKGGKAAGPSTLVLFDLDHFKSVNDNYGHAAGDQVLKVFADVLRGELRTRDLAARIGGEEFVVVIDGDIDVARHVCERIRLAMCHTAVTLDTGKRISATVSGGLCPLDRTVSLLNAFQHADAALYQAKRSGRNRCEIARPQAAAPFDRFEAA from the coding sequence TTGATCGGGCTGATCTATTTCGCGCTCGCGGCACTCAGCGTCCTCTATTCACGCTTCGAGGGCGGACCGGCCTTTCTCTGGACCGCCACCGGCGTCGCGCTGGGCGTCACTCTCGGCACCGACAGGCGCCGGTGGACCGAAAAGCTCGTCGCCTGCGGTATCGCCAGCTTCTTCGCGACCTCGCTGTTCAGCCTCGGCCCCGTTGCCGGTTTCCTGCTCGCCTTCGTCAACGTAGCGGAAATCGTCGTCGGTGTGGTTCTCCTGCAATATATGCGCCCAGCCTTCGGCTCGCTCCGGTCGAGCGGCGAGATCGTCGCGCTGATCAGCCTTGCCGGCGTCGCGGCGCCGGCGATCACGGGCCTGGGCGGCGCCGCAGTCATCGCGGCCCACACCCCCACGGCATTCTGGCCGAACTGGGCGATTTGGGTCTCTGGCCATGCGCTCGGGACGACCTTGATTTGCCCCTTCGTGATCCTGCTGCTGCGGGGCGAATACGGGCACTGGTGGCGCGAAAGCCCGACCGGTGCCAAGGTCGAGGCCGCTTCGATCATCCTTGCCATGTCGCTGGTGGCGGTGGTCGTCTTCTTGTGGAGCAGCCAGCCGTTGCTGGTGCTGCCCTTTCCGCTGATGATGGCCGCGGTGTTTCGCCACGGCCGGGTGGGCGCAACCTTCTCCATCCTCGTCCTTGCAATCATCTCGGTGACTTTCACCGTCGCCGGTTCGGGGCCGATTGGCACCCTCGCCGAAAACGATGCCACGCGCAGCATCCTGATCCAGCTCTATCTCGCCTCGGCCGTGCTCACGGTCTTGCCGGCGGCGGGCAATCTCGGCCAGATCGAGGGGAAACTGTCTCATTTCCAGCAGCAATCGGCGCTCTACCGGCTGATCCTCGATCGCTCCGGCGATCTTATCATGACCTTCGACATGCAGAGCGTCATCCGCTTCGCCTCCCCCGCGTCGATCGAGGTGCTCGGCCTTTCCCCCGATATGCTGATCGGAACCCGGCCGCAGCCCCTGATTCATCCCGACGATCTGGAGCGGGTCATGGCCGTGCATTTCGAAGTCGTCGCCGATCCCTCGCGCACCCGCACGGTCGATTACCGGGTGTGCCTCGACGGGCGCATGATCGGATGGTTCGAGACCCATGCCCAGGCGACGGTGGACGAGTTGGGCCGTGCGACCGGCACAGTCTGCGTCATCCGCAACGTTTCGGAACGCAAGAGGCTGGAGAACGCGCTCAGCAGCGCGGCGCGCACCGATCCACTGACGGGTCTCGCCAATCGCCGGGCGTTCGACGAGACTATGGAAGCGCGGATGAAGGGCGGGAAGGCGGCCGGCCCCTCCACGCTCGTCCTGTTCGATCTCGACCATTTCAAATCGGTCAATGACAATTACGGTCACGCTGCGGGCGATCAGGTCCTCAAGGTCTTCGCCGACGTGTTGCGCGGCGAATTGCGGACACGCGATCTGGCCGCCCGGATCGGCGGCGAGGAGTTCGTGGTGGTGATCGACGGCGATATCGATGTCGCTCGCCATGTCTGCGAACGCATCCGCCTCGCCATGTGCCACACCGCCGTGACGCTGGATACCGGCAAACGGATCAGCGCGACCGTCAGCGGCGGCCTATGCCCCCTCGACCGGACAGTTTCTCTGTTGAACGCCTTCCAGCACGCTGATGCCGCATTGTATCAGGCGAAACGCAGCGGGCGGAACCGGTGCGAGATTGCCCGACCGCAAGCAGCCGCCCCGTTCGATCGTTTCGAGGCGGCCTGA
- a CDS encoding Flp family type IVb pilin, translating to MTFFKKLARDEQAATAIEYGLIAALIAVAAMTAMGALGDNLESTFLDVSTCLENPDDASCKTA from the coding sequence ATGACTTTCTTCAAAAAGCTGGCCCGCGATGAGCAGGCCGCGACTGCTATCGAATATGGACTGATCGCCGCCCTCATCGCAGTCGCTGCGATGACCGCGATGGGTGCCCTCGGCGACAATCTCGAGTCAACTTTTCTTGATGTAAGCACCTGTCTGGAAAATCCGGACGACGCAAGTTGTAAGACTGCATAA
- a CDS encoding Flp family type IVb pilin yields the protein MTAFLKTIARDQQGATAVEYGLILALVFLAMLGAVRTFGQNAIAMWDDLSIEITEASKKNN from the coding sequence ATGACCGCATTCCTCAAGACCATCGCGCGTGACCAGCAGGGCGCGACGGCCGTGGAATACGGTCTGATCCTTGCTCTGGTCTTTCTGGCGATGCTGGGCGCGGTTCGGACCTTCGGTCAGAACGCGATCGCGATGTGGGACGATCTTTCGATAGAAATTACCGAAGCATCCAAAAAAAATAACTAG
- a CDS encoding acetyl-CoA carboxylase carboxyltransferase subunit alpha, with the protein MISYLEFEKPVAELEKRIAELRQSSDDDGVDIASELQRLEAKSSDLLKQTYATLTPWQKTQVARHPGRPHFRDYVERMFEEFVPLGGDRNFGDDQAILGGFARLNGRRVMLIGHEKGHDTETRVRHNFGMGKPEGYRKAIRLMEMAGRFGLPVVTLVDTSGAFPGVEAEERGQAEAIARATEACLALPVPMVAVIVGEGGSGGAVALASAERVLMLEHAVYSVISPEGCASILWRTADKAPDAAEAMKVTAQHLKDLGVIDRIVSEPVGGAHRDKGAAAEALAVALGEELDTLTSKDTKALRQMREERFLQMAG; encoded by the coding sequence ATGATTTCCTATCTCGAATTCGAGAAACCCGTCGCCGAACTGGAAAAGCGGATCGCCGAGCTGCGGCAATCGTCGGACGACGACGGTGTCGACATCGCCAGCGAACTTCAGCGCCTCGAGGCGAAGAGTTCGGACCTGCTGAAGCAGACTTACGCGACGCTTACGCCCTGGCAGAAGACGCAGGTGGCCCGCCATCCGGGGCGTCCGCATTTCCGCGACTATGTCGAGCGGATGTTCGAGGAATTCGTGCCGCTCGGCGGCGATCGCAATTTCGGGGACGATCAGGCGATCCTCGGCGGCTTCGCAAGGCTGAACGGCCGGCGGGTGATGCTGATCGGGCACGAGAAGGGTCACGACACCGAAACCCGCGTCCGCCACAATTTCGGCATGGGCAAGCCCGAAGGATATCGCAAGGCGATCCGTCTGATGGAGATGGCCGGACGCTTCGGCCTGCCGGTGGTGACGCTGGTGGACACCTCGGGCGCTTTCCCCGGCGTCGAGGCGGAGGAGCGCGGCCAGGCCGAAGCCATCGCGCGGGCGACCGAGGCCTGCCTCGCTCTGCCCGTGCCGATGGTCGCCGTGATCGTGGGCGAGGGCGGATCAGGCGGCGCGGTCGCGCTGGCCAGTGCCGAGCGGGTGCTGATGCTGGAACATGCGGTCTATTCGGTGATCTCGCCAGAAGGTTGTGCCTCGATCCTGTGGCGCACGGCCGACAAGGCGCCCGATGCAGCGGAGGCGATGAAGGTGACGGCCCAGCACCTGAAGGATCTCGGCGTGATCGACCGGATCGTCTCCGAACCGGTCGGCGGTGCGCATCGCGACAAGGGCGCAGCGGCCGAAGCGCTGGCCGTGGCGCTGGGCGAGGAGCTCGATACGCTGACCAGCAAGGACACAAAGGCCCTCCGCCAAATGCGCGAGGAACGTTTCCTCCAGATGGCGGGCTGA